The following DNA comes from Enterocloster bolteae.
ATTGCCAAACTCAACCATTTCGCCGCCGCGATTTCTTCCGACGGCGAAATACTCATCGAGCCGTTCAAATTTTCTAATAACTATGATGGCTTCTATCTACTGCTTTCTCATCTGGCACCACTTGACCAGAACAGTATCATCATAGGTCTTGAATCAACGGCACACTACGGTGACAACCTTGTTCGTTTTCTCATCAGCAAGGGCTTTAAAGTGTGTGTTCTCAACCCTATCCAGACTTCGTTCATGCGTAAAAATAATGTACGCAAAACGAAGACTGATAAAGTCGACACGTTTGTGATTGCTAAAACCCTTATGATGCAGGATTCCCTTCGGTTTATGGCCTTAGAGGATCTGGATTACATTGAGCTCAAAGAGCTCGGTAGATTCCGCCAGAAACTTGTGAAGCAGCGTACACGCTTAAAAATTCAGCTGACTTCCTATGTAGACCAGGCATTCCCGGAACTACAATACTTCTTTAAGTCTGGCTTGCATCAAAACTCTGTCTATGCCGTCCTTAAGGAGGCTCCGACACCCAACGCTATTGCTTCTATGCATTTGACCCATCTTGCTCACACCCTCGAAGTTGCTTCCCACGGCCATTTCGGTAAGGATAAAGCCAGAGAATTAAGAGTTCTCGCACAGAAGTCTGTCGGTGTCAATGACAGTTCTCTATCTATTCAAATAACTCATACCATTGAACAGATCGAGTTACTGGATAGCCAACTTTTTTCTACAGAGCTTGAAATGGCAAATCTTGTCACCTGCCTGCACTCTGTAATTATGACCATTCCCGGAATTGGTGTCGTGAATGGCGGAATGATTCTTGGTGAGATTGGTGATATACACCGATTCTCTAATCCAAAGAAACTGCTTGCATTTGCTGGACTGGATCCGACCGTTTATCAGTCTGGAAACTTCCAGGCTCACAGAACCAGGATGTCCAAAAGAGGATCTAAAGTGCTACGCTATGCCCTCATGAATGCAGCTCACAATGTCGTAAAAAACAATGCTACTTTCAAAGCTTATTATGATGCCAAGAGAGCGGAAGGCCGGACTCATTACAATGCCCTTGGGCACTGTGCTGGCAAACTTGTCAGAGTCATCTGGAAGATGCTCACTGACGAAGTAGCATTCAACCTCGAATAAGAGGTCTGTATACCATAATCGATAGATTTTGAAAAAGGGCTTTTAGGGAGCTTTGTTAAAGTTACCCTTCTTTCTGCGAAACACGGAATTGAAATTTCCACCTAATTTATACTTGACTTTTCATAGCTGGTCTCCTCCTATTGGTATTCTTATTTCTCAGATTTGTTTTGTTCTGCTTCCACTTCCTTCATGGCTTCTTTCAGAATTGGAACGCCCATGGTTACTGCATGGATTCCCAGCGTACTGACAATATGGAGCACATCCATGATTTCATTGATTTCAGCCCCACAGTCCAGCGCCCTTGAAATGTGATACCTGACCTCAGAGGGATGCAGGGTAACCGGCGCCGCATGGACAGCAAGGTAGATTAATTCCTTCTCCTTTGGGGACAGCGGACCATTGTTCCATGGACCTGCTTCAAATTCTGTAAATGTTTCAAAATAGTCCGGGTCCAGCTTTAAAATATTTTCTTTCTCATCTGACCAGTATCCGCCATGTTTGGCAATATAGTCCTTTTTAAGGGCCTTTTGTCTTCCATCCAATTCACTTGCGGCAATGCTGATTCCCCTATGCTGCAGTTCATCCACAAGAATCGGCACGCTCATCCGGTGGGTACTGGCGCCTGCCATACAGGTAATCTCCAATACCTCCAGGATTTCCTTTACATCGATTCCCAGCTGTAGGGCATGCTTCATATGATTTTTAAGTCCACCTGCATTCAAGCATCCGGTCACACTGTCGATTGCAATACAGATAAATTTTCGCATTCTGATGTCAAGGTAATTGCGCTTATCCGGTACAGAGGAATAGCTTGCATACGAAGCCACGATACCTGGATCCAGCTCAAGAATGGTATCCCACATCGCACTCCATTTCCAGGCGCCCCGGGCCTCAATGAACTTCTGTTTTGCGGCCTCCTGGTATTCAGACCATTTTTGTTCCATGATTTTCTTTCTCCCTCCTGCTTATATGTTTGTTACTATTATATAAAGCAATTATCATGCCAATCTGTTTCTACTGGTCTACCACGCCATATTGTTATTTGTTGTGTCATTTCGTCCAAAAAACACACTCTTTCTTCTGAACTGTGTCATTTATACATGTGCCATTTCAACACTGTGTCACAATCATACCTCTTATCTGCAGGATGACGTTCCACCGCAGGCCACTCCAAGAAACGGTATAGTTTGCAGTCCCAAAATGCCAAGTCATGCGCCCTCTTATCTTCATGGTATAATAAATGCCGGCAACCGGAAACGGATGCCGACATTGAAAAACAATTTCAATTATTATAAATAACAGCCACAGTCAACGGAAAGCACTTCTCCATTGATACAACGGGACATGTCGCTGGCCAGGAACAGCACAGCATAAGCTTGATCAATTTCCCACGGATGCACGGAACGTACGGTACGTGTATTGCGTACCTCATTCATGACTCCCTCGGCCAGGGTCTGAGGACCGCCGTCATCATGAGCATAGGCGGTAGGGCTAGGAGTATGTCCGGGAGCAACCGCATTACAGCGGACACCGGTACCGGTACAGCGGATTGCAACGTTCTTGGTCAGGGTATTCAAACCGCCCTTTGTTGCACAATATGCAGCGCCGCACATGGGGCGGATACCGTTAACAGAAGAAATGTTGATGATATTCCCGCTATCCTTTTTCAGGAAATATCTTACTGCTTCACGGCACAGGTACAGCGGTCCCTTCATGTTGGTATCCACTACCTGATCAATGACCTCATCACTGACCGCATCAATGGTAATGAGTTCTCCTTTGCCGGCATTGTTAATCAGCACATCAATGTCACCATATGCCTCTAGGGCTTTTTCAAATACCTTCTTACATTCCTCGGGTCTAGATGAATCCGCAGTAATTCCGGTAATATCACCACCAGTCTTCTCTTTGATATCGGCAATGGCTGCGTCCAGCTTTTCCTTCCCGCGTGCAGTCACAAATACCTTTGCCCCTTGCTCAACCATTAATTGTGCCATTTTTTTGCCCATGCCGTAGCTTGCGCCGGTTACAATCACAACCTTTCCATCCATCATCTTATTAAAGTTCCGGATGGTGAAATCCTCCTCATAGCGGCATGTTTCGTCAATACGATGTTCTGACATATTTTGTTCCTCCTTGAAATATTATTATTTTTATGTTTAAATTCCAGTAGCCACACAGATAGTTGTTGCTACAATAGTTACAAAAAGCGGAATCACAACTGATGTTGCAAAGCTGTGACGGTATGCATTCTTATGGGTCAGCCCCAGCAGGTCATACACCAGGAACAGGCCGGAAGAATGAGGCAGCGTATCCAGGGAACCGGATGCAATGGCTACCAGCCTGTGGAGTACTGGAAGATTTGCACCGGAAGCCAGAAAGGTAGGCGCCATGGTCTCATACATGATGCGCTGTCCGGAAGACGAGCCGCCCGCGATGGCACAAACAATACAGGTCACAACCACTGCAAGCAACAGCGGGTTCATATTCAGTCCCAACGCCCAATCTATAATGTTCTGATAGGCCGGCGTGGCTTTTACAACTGCGCCAAAACCAAGGATTGCCGCAATCCCTCCGATGGAAGTCACACCACTGGTCATTCCTTCCGTAAAAAGCTTCAACCATTTTACCTTTCCGAAAAACCGATCCGCATTCAGGACAATGACCATGATGCTGCCAACTACCATTGCAGCCACTGCAATCAATGTGGCATTGATACCCTTATGGCTGCCAACAATAATGATAAGGATGAGACTGACGATTGTCAGAAATCCTTTCCAGGCCGCCGGCAGCTGGCTGGCATCAACTTCATAGTTCTTCGGGTCCACATTGGCGGGATAACTCCATTCCTCCTTACGCTCACGGGCCTTCTTAGATGCCCATTCCC
Coding sequences within:
- a CDS encoding IS110 family transposase, whose amino-acid sequence is MIYVGIDIAKLNHFAAAISSDGEILIEPFKFSNNYDGFYLLLSHLAPLDQNSIIIGLESTAHYGDNLVRFLISKGFKVCVLNPIQTSFMRKNNVRKTKTDKVDTFVIAKTLMMQDSLRFMALEDLDYIELKELGRFRQKLVKQRTRLKIQLTSYVDQAFPELQYFFKSGLHQNSVYAVLKEAPTPNAIASMHLTHLAHTLEVASHGHFGKDKARELRVLAQKSVGVNDSSLSIQITHTIEQIELLDSQLFSTELEMANLVTCLHSVIMTIPGIGVVNGGMILGEIGDIHRFSNPKKLLAFAGLDPTVYQSGNFQAHRTRMSKRGSKVLRYALMNAAHNVVKNNATFKAYYDAKRAEGRTHYNALGHCAGKLVRVIWKMLTDEVAFNLE
- a CDS encoding carboxymuconolactone decarboxylase family protein, giving the protein MEQKWSEYQEAAKQKFIEARGAWKWSAMWDTILELDPGIVASYASYSSVPDKRNYLDIRMRKFICIAIDSVTGCLNAGGLKNHMKHALQLGIDVKEILEVLEITCMAGASTHRMSVPILVDELQHRGISIAASELDGRQKALKKDYIAKHGGYWSDEKENILKLDPDYFETFTEFEAGPWNNGPLSPKEKELIYLAVHAAPVTLHPSEVRYHISRALDCGAEINEIMDVLHIVSTLGIHAVTMGVPILKEAMKEVEAEQNKSEK
- a CDS encoding SDR family NAD(P)-dependent oxidoreductase — encoded protein: MSEHRIDETCRYEEDFTIRNFNKMMDGKVVIVTGASYGMGKKMAQLMVEQGAKVFVTARGKEKLDAAIADIKEKTGGDITGITADSSRPEECKKVFEKALEAYGDIDVLINNAGKGELITIDAVSDEVIDQVVDTNMKGPLYLCREAVRYFLKKDSGNIINISSVNGIRPMCGAAYCATKGGLNTLTKNVAIRCTGTGVRCNAVAPGHTPSPTAYAHDDGGPQTLAEGVMNEVRNTRTVRSVHPWEIDQAYAVLFLASDMSRCINGEVLSVDCGCYL
- a CDS encoding GntP family permease — encoded protein: MLGVIGLILAIIFLMVFAYKGLGALPLAMAGALIAVIFNHMPVYETFTGSFVPGYASAFTSYMLLFVSSAFYAKLMDISGCATAIGNKFTEWFGIGHVVLVGIVIVGILTYGGISLFVVIYAAAPILYTMLKKANLPRHLTVICFSAGSSTFSMTCLPGSPQLSNLVATEYLGTSLNAAPIMGITCGIAMFVMCALYGEWASKKARERKEEWSYPANVDPKNYEVDASQLPAAWKGFLTIVSLILIIIVGSHKGINATLIAVAAMVVGSIMVIVLNADRFFGKVKWLKLFTEGMTSGVTSIGGIAAILGFGAVVKATPAYQNIIDWALGLNMNPLLLAVVVTCIVCAIAGGSSSGQRIMYETMAPTFLASGANLPVLHRLVAIASGSLDTLPHSSGLFLVYDLLGLTHKNAYRHSFATSVVIPLFVTIVATTICVATGI